One window from the genome of Kaistella carnis encodes:
- a CDS encoding 2TM domain-containing protein, with protein sequence MENLTKSEIDYSLAKERVDQVKKFYASLAVFVIVLAIYSFRNYYLRGEITFFSFNNFSGILWIWGIILAVKAMKLFFLNSSWERKMMDKELNK encoded by the coding sequence ATGGAAAATTTAACAAAGTCAGAGATTGATTATTCTCTAGCAAAAGAAAGAGTAGATCAAGTAAAAAAATTCTATGCGAGTTTGGCTGTTTTTGTCATCGTGTTAGCAATTTATAGCTTTAGAAATTATTATTTAAGAGGTGAAATTACATTTTTCAGCTTCAATAATTTCTCCGGAATATTATGGATTTGGGGGATAATTCTAGCTGTAAAAGCAATGAAACTGTTCTTCCTTAATTCGAGCTGGGAAAGAAAAATGATGGATAAAGAACTAAATAAATAA
- a CDS encoding carboxy terminal-processing peptidase, which translates to MFKKFSLNTLLLFIPLTSLVFCFNSPKNDDDKMSTIMISVKNTLSYLHYSPKPINDAYSQEVYKHYFEMVDASKRYFMQSDMAEFAQHKTKLDDYLNQGDLRFYKLTIDRLYDRVDQIDKITQDILSKPIDLDEDETLVLEPKAKNYAANSAELATEWKKYIKYNILQEMETLTAKEEMQKEKKDSVQRFNLKDTIKLEILTPEAKRIKATQEVKELVTDSFRRLKKRNKMDWFTVYMNAYTEVFDPHTNYYSPKNKEDFDTQFKGKIIGIGALIQEKRGYLYLGALTIGAPAWKSKQLSEGDKILKVKSKPSEDAVNVVGMLSDEAVRLIRGEKGTKVTLTVEKKDKTIKDVTLIREEVAIEDTFARSIIVNSKDGKKYGFINLPSFNADFEDAKGRNASDDIKNELIKLKAQNVEGIVLDLRNNGGGSLTEVGDIMGLFMNAGPYVQVKDGNGKIQTLSNKTNTPLWTGPLVIMQNELSASASEILAGAMQDYGRAVVIGSPQSFGKGTVQTFVDLNRFLNTNDDFGSLKLTIQKFYRITGESTQRKGIQSDIQMKDFFTYSEIGERYDDYALAWDKIPAVSYQPLNYFSVTALQKGIEARLANNKTYQLIQESSQWKENLDKEESISLNQKKFNEVMKTRKSQIKKFKSLEKFNNGLKFVVNPDEAVREKTDEAFAKKTENWMKNLQRDLYLEEAVNVISEMK; encoded by the coding sequence ATGTTCAAAAAATTTAGCCTCAATACTTTACTGCTTTTCATTCCATTAACCAGCTTGGTTTTTTGTTTTAACTCACCTAAAAATGACGACGACAAAATGTCAACCATAATGATCAGCGTAAAAAACACTTTAAGCTACCTTCATTATTCGCCAAAACCTATTAATGATGCTTATTCGCAGGAAGTTTACAAGCACTACTTCGAAATGGTCGATGCTTCTAAACGATATTTTATGCAATCTGATATGGCAGAATTTGCACAGCATAAAACGAAATTAGATGATTATCTGAATCAGGGAGATTTAAGATTTTATAAATTAACCATCGATCGATTATACGATAGGGTGGATCAAATCGACAAAATCACGCAGGATATTTTAAGCAAACCGATCGATCTTGATGAAGACGAAACGCTTGTTTTAGAACCAAAAGCCAAAAACTATGCGGCGAATTCTGCAGAACTTGCTACAGAATGGAAAAAATACATCAAGTACAATATTTTGCAGGAGATGGAAACATTAACAGCAAAAGAAGAAATGCAGAAAGAGAAAAAAGATTCTGTACAGAGATTCAATCTTAAAGATACCATCAAACTTGAAATTTTAACTCCTGAAGCCAAACGTATTAAAGCAACTCAGGAAGTTAAAGAGCTGGTCACCGACAGTTTCCGAAGATTGAAGAAAAGAAACAAAATGGATTGGTTCACGGTTTATATGAATGCATATACCGAAGTATTTGATCCACATACGAACTATTATTCGCCTAAAAACAAAGAGGATTTTGACACCCAGTTTAAAGGAAAAATCATTGGAATTGGAGCGTTGATTCAGGAAAAAAGAGGATACCTTTATTTGGGAGCTTTAACAATCGGAGCACCGGCCTGGAAATCAAAACAACTTTCGGAAGGAGATAAAATCCTTAAAGTAAAGTCCAAACCTTCCGAAGATGCAGTAAATGTTGTAGGAATGCTTTCGGATGAAGCTGTTCGATTAATTCGTGGGGAAAAAGGAACGAAAGTAACTTTAACGGTAGAAAAGAAAGATAAAACGATTAAAGATGTTACCTTAATTCGGGAAGAAGTGGCTATTGAAGATACTTTTGCACGAAGTATTATTGTGAATTCAAAAGATGGTAAGAAATATGGCTTTATTAATTTGCCAAGTTTTAACGCAGATTTTGAGGATGCCAAAGGAAGAAATGCGTCTGACGATATTAAGAATGAACTCATCAAACTCAAAGCACAAAATGTAGAAGGAATTGTTCTTGATCTTAGAAATAATGGTGGCGGTAGTTTAACTGAAGTTGGCGATATTATGGGTCTCTTTATGAATGCAGGTCCTTATGTGCAAGTAAAAGACGGGAATGGTAAGATTCAAACCCTCAGTAACAAGACAAATACGCCACTTTGGACGGGTCCGCTGGTCATCATGCAGAATGAACTTTCAGCTTCCGCTTCGGAGATTTTAGCCGGCGCTATGCAGGATTACGGCAGAGCAGTTGTGATCGGTTCGCCACAGTCGTTCGGTAAAGGAACGGTGCAGACTTTTGTAGACCTTAACCGATTCTTAAATACGAATGATGATTTTGGTTCTTTGAAACTGACGATTCAGAAGTTCTACCGAATCACCGGAGAATCTACACAGAGAAAAGGGATTCAGTCTGATATTCAAATGAAAGATTTCTTTACCTATTCGGAAATTGGGGAACGGTATGATGATTATGCTTTGGCTTGGGACAAAATTCCGGCAGTATCTTACCAACCACTGAATTATTTCTCGGTAACCGCTTTGCAGAAAGGAATTGAAGCCAGACTTGCCAATAACAAAACGTATCAATTGATTCAGGAATCCTCTCAGTGGAAAGAAAATTTAGATAAGGAAGAATCGATTTCTTTGAATCAGAAAAAATTTAATGAAGTCATGAAAACCAGAAAGTCCCAGATCAAGAAGTTTAAAAGTCTTGAAAAGTTCAATAACGGTTTAAAATTCGTGGTAAATCCGGATGAAGCGGTTCGGGAGAAAACAGACGAAGCTTTTGCGAAGAAAACCGAAAACTGGATGAAAAATCTTCAGCGCGATTTATACTTAGAAGAAGCTGTAAATGTAATTTCTGAAATGAAATAA
- a CDS encoding LytR/AlgR family response regulator transcription factor — protein MIKTLIIEDEKPAARKLERLIGLFPDLELVATIHSVEEGLEWFQNNPHPDLIFSDIVLGDGLSFDIFEKIPTRSFMIYTTAFDQYTLKAFKLNSIDYLLKPIMEEDLEKAITKYKSFLPADASYNNLEIKSLIKEEKQKLSRILVKIGYNLKIIQTDEVLYFYSENKIVYLQTKERHYPTDFTLDELQEVLDHKNFFRVNRQFIINSNFIKNIHTSPYYKVEMEVSPEEEITVSRDRLKDFKDWLST, from the coding sequence ATGATTAAAACCCTCATCATCGAAGACGAAAAACCTGCGGCCCGAAAACTGGAGCGTTTAATTGGTCTGTTCCCTGATTTAGAATTAGTTGCAACGATTCATTCCGTAGAAGAAGGACTTGAGTGGTTTCAGAATAATCCACATCCTGATTTGATTTTTTCTGATATTGTCTTAGGCGACGGTTTGTCATTTGATATTTTTGAAAAAATCCCGACCAGGAGTTTTATGATTTATACCACTGCCTTTGATCAATATACTTTGAAGGCTTTTAAACTCAACTCTATCGATTATCTGCTTAAACCAATAATGGAAGAAGATCTGGAAAAAGCAATCACAAAATACAAAAGTTTCTTACCCGCTGATGCGTCCTATAACAATTTGGAAATCAAATCTTTAATTAAGGAAGAAAAGCAAAAATTATCGCGGATTTTAGTAAAAATAGGCTATAATTTAAAAATTATTCAAACCGATGAGGTCCTGTATTTTTACAGTGAAAATAAGATCGTGTATCTTCAGACAAAAGAACGTCATTATCCGACCGATTTTACTCTAGATGAATTGCAGGAAGTACTCGATCATAAAAATTTTTTCCGCGTCAACCGACAGTTTATCATTAATTCCAATTTTATTAAAAACATTCATACTTCTCCCTATTATAAAGTCGAAATGGAGGTTTCGCCGGAAGAAGAAATTACGGTAAGTCGAGATCGTCTGAAAGATTTCAAAGACTGGTTATCTACCTAA
- the cls gene encoding cardiolipin synthase, with product MTWILLAEILYVILIIAVMVRIIYDTQTVTKTLAYLLLVVFLPFVGIFIYFSFGINYRKNKLYSKKIIEDHHQEELVLEKLDLYNRKNLEATKENAFVGLTNMIYQTDRSPLTTNNKAELLINGEEKFPAVLEALRNATHHIHIEYYIYEDDEIGRAIEEIMIEKAKEGIEVRFIYDDFGSASIRKSLVKRLRNNGVKAFPFYKIKFIKLASRLNYRNHRKIIVIDGRISFVGGINISDKYSNAATGNKLYWRDTHLKIEGDSTAILQHIFIGDWNYCAGKKLKITDQYFPKIGELDGETQNIQIVSSGPDSDRPSIYYAIIKAIQSAKKEIFLTSPYFIPGETIIDSIKMAALSGVEVKLLVPGISDSYLVNAAAKSYYTQLLKAGVQIYLYKKGFLHAKTMVADRALAIVGTANLDYRSFDLNFEVNAVVYDDQLAEELALNFENDLLHSEKIDIQSWLNRPKYIQLIEKIVRLISPML from the coding sequence ATGACCTGGATTCTACTCGCGGAGATTCTTTATGTAATCCTCATCATTGCAGTAATGGTGCGGATCATTTATGACACCCAAACGGTAACGAAAACGCTGGCTTATTTGCTCTTGGTTGTATTTCTACCTTTCGTTGGGATCTTTATTTATTTTTCCTTCGGTATCAATTATCGCAAAAATAAACTCTACAGCAAAAAAATAATTGAAGATCACCACCAGGAAGAGTTGGTCCTGGAAAAGCTGGATCTGTATAATCGTAAAAACCTGGAGGCTACGAAGGAGAATGCGTTCGTAGGTTTGACGAACATGATTTACCAAACCGACAGAAGTCCCTTAACTACCAATAATAAAGCAGAATTACTGATTAACGGCGAAGAAAAATTCCCTGCAGTTTTAGAGGCCTTACGAAATGCGACACATCATATTCACATCGAATATTACATTTATGAAGATGATGAAATTGGGCGCGCTATCGAAGAGATAATGATTGAGAAAGCCAAAGAAGGAATTGAGGTTCGCTTTATTTATGATGATTTCGGCAGTGCTTCCATTCGTAAGTCTTTGGTGAAGCGTCTGCGGAATAATGGCGTTAAAGCTTTCCCTTTCTATAAGATCAAGTTCATTAAACTGGCCAGTCGTCTCAATTATCGGAACCACCGGAAAATTATCGTGATTGACGGGCGAATTTCATTTGTGGGTGGCATCAATATCAGCGATAAATACAGCAATGCTGCCACTGGTAATAAACTGTATTGGCGCGATACTCATTTAAAGATCGAAGGCGATTCTACGGCTATTCTGCAGCACATTTTTATCGGAGACTGGAATTACTGTGCAGGTAAAAAGCTAAAAATCACCGATCAGTATTTTCCAAAAATAGGTGAACTTGATGGTGAAACTCAGAATATTCAAATCGTTTCCAGCGGTCCCGATTCCGACAGACCCAGTATTTATTACGCCATCATCAAAGCCATACAGTCTGCGAAAAAAGAAATTTTCCTGACGTCTCCCTATTTTATTCCGGGTGAAACCATCATCGATTCTATAAAAATGGCGGCGCTCTCCGGTGTTGAGGTTAAACTTTTGGTTCCGGGGATTTCCGATTCTTATTTAGTGAATGCGGCGGCAAAATCGTATTACACGCAACTTTTAAAAGCTGGTGTGCAGATTTATCTCTATAAAAAAGGATTTCTACACGCCAAAACAATGGTGGCAGACCGCGCCTTGGCAATTGTAGGAACTGCCAATTTAGATTATCGCAGTTTCGATTTGAATTTTGAAGTGAACGCTGTCGTTTATGATGATCAACTGGCTGAAGAACTCGCCTTAAACTTTGAAAATGACCTCTTACATTCGGAAAAGATCGATATTCAATCCTGGCTTAACCGTCCGAAATACATTCAGTTAATCGAAAAAATTGTACGGCTGATTTCTCCGATGTTGTAA
- a CDS encoding methyltransferase family protein, whose amino-acid sequence MNTATNLIMVLWGISEIYLLLKMRSGSTDAKGKDKKSLSRLWLVIGFSIFFGIFIAKSTFFPFYHSQIIQLFGLVFLFLGVILRLIVINNLGKYFTVDVTIKKDHQLKTDGFYKYVRHPSYAFSLLTFLGLAIVLNNYISAVMVFLPVFLMFLYRIKIEELVLTDQFGQDYSDYRKKTKRLIPFIY is encoded by the coding sequence ATGAATACCGCCACCAATTTAATCATGGTTCTCTGGGGAATTTCAGAAATTTATCTTCTCTTAAAAATGAGATCTGGAAGTACCGATGCGAAAGGCAAAGATAAGAAGTCGCTTTCCAGACTTTGGCTGGTTATCGGTTTCAGCATATTTTTCGGAATTTTTATTGCTAAATCCACGTTTTTTCCTTTTTATCACAGTCAAATAATTCAACTGTTTGGCTTGGTGTTTCTTTTCTTAGGTGTTATTTTAAGGTTGATCGTTATTAATAATCTGGGAAAATATTTCACCGTAGATGTGACCATTAAAAAGGATCACCAATTAAAAACCGACGGATTTTATAAATATGTGCGGCATCCTTCTTATGCTTTTTCGTTGCTCACCTTTCTGGGATTGGCCATTGTTTTAAACAATTACATTTCGGCTGTCATGGTTTTCCTTCCTGTATTTCTAATGTTCCTTTACCGCATTAAAATTGAAGAACTGGTTTTAACAGATCAGTTTGGTCAAGATTACTCCGATTATAGGAAGAAAACAAAGAGACTTATTCCTTTTATTTATTAA
- a CDS encoding 2TM domain-containing protein → MENFNQNNIKYLEAAKRVKRLKGFYIHAVVYFLVNLFIVIQNVKSGASLSNMDNYWTAIFWGVGLLGHGMSIFLPNMIMGKDWEERKIRELMDKNK, encoded by the coding sequence ATGGAAAATTTTAATCAAAATAATATTAAATATTTAGAAGCCGCAAAACGGGTAAAAAGACTTAAAGGATTTTATATTCACGCCGTCGTCTACTTTTTGGTCAACTTATTTATCGTCATACAAAATGTGAAATCTGGTGCTTCACTATCGAATATGGATAATTACTGGACGGCTATCTTTTGGGGTGTCGGACTTTTGGGTCATGGTATGAGCATTTTTCTACCGAATATGATTATGGGAAAAGATTGGGAAGAGCGAAAAATCCGGGAGTTAATGGATAAAAATAAATAA
- a CDS encoding 2TM domain-containing protein codes for MNRKSLITISWITFFIGTVIFVFFTPVKTFRNYLVTMVISALYSFTIAVGNGLINDYLNKKYSWVENTRKRTILGIIGTLLVNVVLVFFCNYVNFIIFQHRNSAHFFSGAMGTSNWLTINVALLISAILHAKGFVEAWKSSTKQEVVQQKLIAKSANAQFESLKNQLDPHFLFNSLNVLSSLIDENPGQAQRFTASMSKIYRYVLEQKDKELVTVEEEINFAKTYCDLLKTRFEDSVSFDFNVNEKDLKSYVVPLSLQLLLENCIKHNFATSSKPLHIKIYSENGNLFIENNLHQREQVKESAGIGLANIVQRYSLLTKQNVFIEKSATFFRVKIPILTQKTTAMTTQPSQESMAYQRAAKRVEELKGFYSNLISYCLVIPFLAFINLYTSPQYLWFVWPMLGWGFGLSMHALKVYGIGKNWEEKQIQKILDRDHSKNL; via the coding sequence ATGAACAGAAAAAGTTTAATAACGATATCCTGGATTACGTTTTTCATCGGAACGGTCATTTTTGTTTTTTTCACGCCGGTAAAAACTTTTCGAAACTACTTGGTGACAATGGTGATTTCCGCCTTGTACAGTTTTACGATCGCGGTTGGAAACGGATTGATTAATGATTATCTGAACAAGAAATACTCTTGGGTAGAAAATACCAGAAAAAGAACAATCCTTGGAATTATAGGAACGCTGTTAGTCAATGTGGTTTTAGTATTTTTTTGTAATTATGTGAACTTCATAATCTTTCAACATCGAAATAGTGCTCATTTCTTCTCCGGAGCGATGGGAACATCCAATTGGCTGACGATTAATGTAGCGCTACTCATTTCCGCAATTCTACATGCAAAAGGTTTTGTAGAAGCCTGGAAAAGTTCAACCAAACAGGAAGTCGTTCAACAGAAGTTAATCGCAAAATCAGCCAATGCTCAGTTCGAAAGTTTAAAGAACCAGCTTGATCCACATTTCCTCTTCAATTCCTTAAATGTGTTGAGTTCTTTAATTGATGAAAATCCCGGTCAGGCGCAAAGATTTACGGCTTCAATGTCGAAAATTTACAGATATGTTTTAGAGCAGAAAGATAAAGAATTAGTCACCGTAGAAGAAGAAATTAATTTTGCGAAAACCTATTGTGATCTACTAAAAACCCGATTTGAAGACAGCGTAAGTTTCGACTTCAATGTGAATGAAAAAGATTTGAAATCCTATGTAGTGCCACTTTCTTTGCAACTGCTTTTAGAAAATTGCATCAAACATAATTTCGCAACCTCTTCTAAACCGTTGCATATTAAGATTTATTCTGAAAACGGTAACCTGTTTATCGAAAATAATTTACACCAAAGAGAACAGGTCAAAGAGAGCGCCGGAATTGGCCTGGCAAATATCGTTCAGCGCTATTCCTTATTAACAAAACAAAATGTTTTCATCGAAAAATCAGCAACATTTTTCAGAGTGAAAATACCAATTTTAACCCAAAAAACAACAGCAATGACAACACAACCATCACAAGAATCAATGGCTTATCAAAGAGCCGCGAAAAGAGTAGAAGAGTTGAAAGGCTTCTATAGTAATCTTATTTCTTACTGCCTTGTAATTCCTTTTTTGGCTTTTATAAACCTCTACACTTCCCCTCAATATTTGTGGTTTGTGTGGCCGATGTTAGGCTGGGGATTTGGTTTATCGATGCACGCTCTGAAAGTTTATGGTATTGGTAAAAACTGGGAAGAGAAACAGATTCAGAAAATTTTAGACCGGGATCACTCAAAAAATTTGTAA
- a CDS encoding DUF4256 domain-containing protein: MKNTKLSKKRAEELLAILEKRFLNNMNRHADLKWEDVQKKLKENPNKIWSLNEMEGSEGEPDVIGYDEKTKEFIFCDCAAESPKPRRSVCYDHEALESRKANKPKDSAVSLAEKMGIKLFDENEYRELQKLGSFDTKTSSWLLTPPEIRKLGGAIFGDCRFNHVFVYHNGAESYYAGRGFRGILKV, from the coding sequence ATGAAAAATACAAAACTATCCAAAAAAAGAGCGGAAGAACTTCTTGCTATTTTAGAGAAACGTTTTCTAAATAATATGAACCGTCATGCTGATTTAAAGTGGGAAGATGTTCAAAAAAAATTAAAAGAAAATCCCAATAAAATTTGGTCACTCAACGAAATGGAGGGATCCGAGGGCGAACCTGATGTGATTGGTTACGATGAGAAAACAAAAGAATTCATCTTCTGTGATTGTGCGGCAGAAAGTCCGAAACCCCGTCGCAGTGTCTGTTATGATCATGAAGCCCTGGAATCCAGAAAAGCAAACAAACCGAAAGACAGCGCAGTTTCCCTCGCTGAAAAAATGGGAATAAAATTGTTCGACGAAAATGAATATCGGGAACTTCAAAAACTGGGAAGTTTTGACACCAAAACATCGAGTTGGCTTTTAACTCCGCCGGAAATAAGAAAATTGGGTGGTGCTATCTTCGGGGACTGTCGTTTCAATCACGTTTTCGTCTACCACAACGGAGCGGAATCTTATTATGCCGGAAGAGGTTTTCGTGGAATATTGAAAGTTTAG